Proteins encoded within one genomic window of Streptomyces sp. NBC_00523:
- a CDS encoding nuclear transport factor 2 family protein — translation MTGPGDEVTGPGDEHADAAADIAAVEQANTAYYEAVERGDLDALTSAWLPDEELTVSCVHPGWPVLSGRREVLRSYALIMANTEYIQFFLTDVGVSMTADTALVTCTENILSGGPAEEGASLGPLVGQLVVATNVFRRTPDGWKLWSHHGSPVLAETGEEEDEDPTS, via the coding sequence GTGACCGGGCCGGGCGACGAGGTGACCGGGCCGGGCGACGAGCACGCGGACGCCGCCGCCGACATCGCGGCCGTCGAGCAGGCCAACACCGCGTACTACGAGGCGGTGGAGCGTGGCGACCTGGACGCGCTGACCTCGGCCTGGCTGCCGGACGAGGAGCTGACGGTCTCCTGCGTGCACCCCGGGTGGCCGGTGCTCAGCGGGCGGCGCGAGGTGCTGCGCAGCTACGCGCTGATCATGGCGAACACCGAGTACATCCAGTTCTTCCTGACCGACGTCGGCGTCTCCATGACCGCCGACACCGCGCTGGTGACCTGCACCGAGAACATCCTCAGCGGCGGCCCCGCCGAGGAGGGCGCCTCGCTCGGCCCGCTCGTCGGGCAGCTCGTCGTCGCCACGAATGTGTTCCGCCGCACTCCGGACGGCTGGAAGCTCTGGTCGCACCACGGTTCGCCCGTACTGGCCGAAACCGGTGAGGAAGAGGACGAAGACCCCACGTCCTGA
- the folB gene encoding dihydroneopterin aldolase — translation MDRVALRGLKARGHHGVFPREREEGQTFIVDLVLGLDTRPAAATDDLTKTVHYGVVAEEVVAVVQGEPVDLIETLAERIAQQCLKHDGVEEVEVVVHKPDAPITVPFDDVTITITRSRA, via the coding sequence GTGGATCGTGTCGCGCTGCGCGGCCTCAAGGCCCGCGGGCACCATGGCGTCTTCCCCCGGGAACGGGAAGAGGGACAGACGTTCATCGTGGACCTGGTGCTCGGCCTCGACACCCGCCCCGCGGCAGCCACCGACGACCTGACGAAGACCGTGCACTACGGCGTGGTCGCGGAGGAGGTCGTCGCGGTGGTCCAGGGCGAGCCGGTCGACCTGATCGAGACGCTCGCCGAGCGCATCGCCCAGCAGTGCCTCAAGCACGACGGCGTCGAGGAGGTGGAGGTCGTGGTGCACAAGCCGGACGCGCCCATCACCGTCCCGTTCGACGACGTCACCATCACCATCACCCGGAGCCGAGCATGA
- the folK gene encoding 2-amino-4-hydroxy-6-hydroxymethyldihydropteridine diphosphokinase: MTAFSTEGQSDPTVQPVPASVVEQVDAADITLSNPKMAVLSLGANLGNRLETLQGAIDALEDTPGLRVKAVSPVYETEPWGVDPGSQPSYFNAVIVVKTTLPPSSLLERGQAIEEAFERVREERWGPRTIDVDIVSYADVVSDDPVLTLPHPRARERAFVLAPWHDVDPEAQLPGAGPVADLLTGVGRDGVLPRADLELRLPE, translated from the coding sequence ATGACTGCATTTTCCACCGAAGGGCAGAGCGACCCGACCGTACAGCCGGTGCCCGCCTCCGTGGTCGAGCAGGTGGATGCCGCGGACATCACCCTTTCCAACCCCAAAATGGCCGTGCTCTCGCTCGGCGCCAACCTGGGCAACCGCCTGGAGACGCTCCAGGGCGCCATCGACGCCCTGGAGGACACGCCCGGCCTCCGGGTCAAGGCGGTCTCCCCGGTGTACGAGACGGAGCCCTGGGGCGTCGACCCGGGCTCCCAGCCCTCGTACTTCAACGCGGTGATCGTCGTGAAGACGACGCTGCCCCCGTCCTCGCTCCTGGAGCGCGGCCAGGCCATCGAGGAAGCCTTCGAACGGGTCCGTGAGGAGCGCTGGGGTCCGCGCACCATCGACGTCGACATCGTGTCGTACGCGGATGTCGTCTCCGACGACCCGGTGCTCACCCTGCCCCACCCCAGGGCCCGCGAGCGCGCCTTCGTCCTCGCCCCCTGGCACGACGTGGACCCCGAGGCCCAGCTGCCCGGCGCGGGCCCGGTCGCCGATCTGCTGACGGGTGTCGGGCGCGACGGCGTGCTCCCCCGGGCCGACCTGGAACTCCGGCTGCCCGAGTAG
- a CDS encoding DUF3180 domain-containing protein: MKQLRLGVLAGLFAAAGVLSWGAARLWDSLGTLPSVPLFAPIVLALIAVVLLATALSIRARLRAQRERRPDAKGVEPMMAARALVFAQASALVVALVSGMYGGTAVFLLGSLDNPPRRDQAIYAAFAVLAGIAVIAAALFLERVCKLPDDKDDNKPDAAAA, from the coding sequence GTGAAGCAACTACGGCTCGGAGTCCTGGCCGGCCTCTTCGCCGCCGCCGGAGTCCTGTCCTGGGGCGCCGCCCGCCTCTGGGACTCCCTGGGCACGCTGCCGAGCGTCCCGCTCTTCGCGCCCATCGTCCTGGCGCTGATCGCCGTCGTCCTGCTGGCCACGGCGCTGTCCATCCGCGCCCGCCTGCGCGCCCAGCGCGAGCGCCGCCCGGACGCGAAGGGCGTCGAGCCCATGATGGCCGCCCGCGCCCTGGTCTTCGCCCAGGCGAGCGCCCTGGTCGTCGCCCTGGTCTCCGGCATGTACGGCGGCACGGCCGTCTTCCTGCTCGGCTCCCTGGACAACCCGCCCCGCCGTGACCAGGCCATCTACGCCGCCTTCGCGGTCCTGGCCGGCATCGCGGTCATCGCCGCCGCCCTCTTCCTGGAGCGCGTCTGCAAGCTCCCGGACGACAAGGACGACAACAAGCCGGACGCGGCGGCGGCGTAA
- the folE gene encoding GTP cyclohydrolase I FolE, protein MTDPVTLDPQGPIGEFDEKRAEAAVRELLLAVGEDPDREGLKETPGRVARAYKEIFAGLYQQAEDVLTTTFDLGHDEMVLVKDIEVFSTCEHHLVPFRGVAHVGYIPATSGKITGLSKLARLVDVYARRPQVQERLTTQVAESLMEILEPRGVIVVIECEHMCMSMRGIRKPGAKTLTSAVRGQLRDPATRAEAMSLIMAR, encoded by the coding sequence ATGACCGACCCGGTGACGCTGGACCCCCAGGGACCGATCGGCGAGTTCGACGAGAAACGTGCCGAGGCCGCCGTCCGGGAGCTGCTGCTGGCCGTGGGCGAGGACCCCGACCGCGAGGGCCTGAAGGAGACGCCGGGGCGGGTGGCGCGGGCGTACAAGGAGATATTCGCCGGGCTCTACCAGCAGGCCGAGGACGTCCTGACGACCACGTTCGACCTGGGCCACGACGAGATGGTGCTCGTCAAGGACATCGAAGTGTTCAGTACGTGTGAACATCATCTGGTCCCGTTCCGAGGTGTGGCGCACGTCGGGTACATTCCGGCCACCAGCGGCAAGATCACCGGTCTGTCGAAGCTGGCCCGGCTGGTGGACGTCTACGCCCGCCGTCCGCAGGTGCAGGAGCGGCTGACCACGCAGGTCGCCGAGTCCCTGATGGAGATCCTGGAGCCGCGCGGCGTCATCGTCGTCATCGAGTGCGAGCACATGTGCATGTCGATGCGCGGCATCCGCAAGCCCGGGGCGAAGACGCTGACCTCCGCGGTCCGCGGACAGCTGCGCGACCCCGCGACGCGCGCCGAGGCCATGAGCCTCATCATGGCGCGCTGA
- the ftsH gene encoding ATP-dependent zinc metalloprotease FtsH yields MDVKRYFRGPVMWIVLAVLAVVVLMNVVGSGGGYKTVDTGQVIQAISKNQVDQAKLTTGDDHIIKVELKDGQKLSGESGSKFQASYIGNQGVQLADMLQKKYESGDIKDGYTVSPSKQSPFVSILFSLLPFVLIVVVFLFLMNQMQGGGSKVMQFGKSKAKLITKDTPKTTFADVAGSDEAVEELHEIKEFLQEPAKFQAVGAKIPKGVLLYGPPGTGKTLLARAVAGEAGVPFYSISGSDFVEMFVGVGASRVRDLFEQAKANAPAIVFVDEIDAVGRHRGAGMGGGHDEREQTLNQLLVEMDGFDVKGGVILIAATNRPDILDPALLRPGRFDRQIAVDRPDMQGRLEILKVHQKGKPVAPDVDLGAVARRTPGFTGADLSNVLNEAALLTARSNQKLIDNAMLDEAIDRVVAGPQKRTRIMSEKEKKITAYHEGGHALVAAASPQSDPVHKITILSRGRALGYTMVLPEEDKYSTTRNEMLDQLAYMLGGRAAEELVFHDPTTGAANDIEKATATARAMVTQYGMTERLGAIKFGGDNTEPFVGREMGHQRDYSEEVAALVDEEVKKLIETAHNDAWEILVENRDVLDTLVLRLLEKETLGKEEIAEIFAPIVKRPARPAWTGSARRTPSTRPPVLSPKELALTNGASTAAAPVTDTVPGTEALPEERPES; encoded by the coding sequence ATGGACGTGAAGCGATACTTCCGTGGGCCGGTCATGTGGATCGTGCTGGCCGTCCTCGCCGTGGTCGTGTTGATGAATGTCGTCGGCTCGGGCGGCGGCTACAAGACGGTGGACACCGGACAGGTGATCCAGGCGATCAGCAAGAACCAGGTGGACCAGGCCAAGCTCACCACCGGTGACGATCACATCATCAAGGTCGAACTGAAGGACGGTCAGAAGCTGTCCGGCGAGTCCGGCAGCAAGTTCCAGGCGAGCTACATCGGCAACCAGGGCGTCCAGCTCGCCGACATGCTCCAGAAGAAGTACGAGAGCGGCGACATCAAGGACGGGTACACCGTCTCGCCCTCGAAGCAGTCCCCGTTCGTCTCGATCCTCTTCTCGCTGCTGCCGTTCGTCCTCATCGTGGTCGTCTTCCTGTTCCTGATGAATCAGATGCAGGGTGGCGGCTCCAAGGTCATGCAGTTCGGCAAGTCCAAGGCCAAGCTGATCACCAAGGACACCCCGAAGACGACGTTCGCCGACGTGGCGGGCTCGGACGAGGCGGTCGAGGAGCTCCACGAGATCAAGGAGTTCCTCCAGGAGCCGGCCAAGTTCCAGGCCGTCGGCGCCAAGATCCCCAAGGGCGTCCTGCTCTACGGGCCTCCCGGTACGGGCAAGACCCTGCTCGCGCGCGCCGTCGCGGGCGAGGCGGGCGTCCCGTTCTACTCGATCTCCGGCTCCGACTTCGTGGAGATGTTCGTCGGTGTCGGCGCCTCCCGGGTCCGCGACCTCTTCGAGCAGGCCAAGGCGAACGCCCCGGCGATCGTCTTCGTGGACGAGATCGACGCCGTCGGCCGCCACCGCGGCGCCGGCATGGGCGGCGGTCACGACGAGCGCGAGCAGACGCTCAACCAGCTCCTCGTGGAGATGGACGGCTTCGACGTGAAGGGCGGCGTCATCCTGATCGCCGCCACGAACCGCCCGGACATCCTCGACCCGGCGCTGCTGCGCCCGGGCCGCTTCGACCGGCAGATCGCGGTCGACCGGCCGGACATGCAGGGCCGCCTGGAGATCCTGAAGGTCCACCAGAAGGGCAAGCCGGTCGCCCCGGACGTCGACCTCGGCGCCGTCGCCCGGCGCACGCCCGGCTTCACCGGTGCCGACCTGTCGAACGTGCTGAACGAGGCCGCGCTCCTGACGGCGCGCAGCAACCAGAAGCTCATCGACAACGCGATGCTGGACGAGGCCATCGACCGTGTCGTGGCGGGCCCGCAGAAGCGGACCCGGATCATGTCCGAGAAGGAGAAGAAGATCACCGCGTACCACGAGGGCGGACACGCCCTGGTCGCGGCGGCTTCCCCCCAGTCGGACCCGGTCCACAAGATCACGATCCTCTCCCGCGGCCGCGCCCTCGGTTACACGATGGTGCTCCCGGAGGAGGACAAGTACTCCACGACGCGCAACGAGATGCTCGACCAGCTGGCCTACATGCTGGGCGGGCGCGCGGCCGAGGAGCTGGTCTTCCACGACCCGACCACCGGCGCCGCGAACGACATCGAGAAGGCCACGGCGACGGCCCGCGCGATGGTCACGCAGTACGGCATGACCGAGCGGCTCGGCGCGATCAAGTTCGGCGGCGACAACACCGAACCGTTCGTGGGCCGCGAGATGGGCCACCAGCGCGACTACTCGGAAGAGGTCGCCGCGCTGGTGGACGAAGAGGTCAAGAAGCTCATCGAGACCGCGCACAACGACGCGTGGGAGATCCTCGTAGAGAATCGCGACGTGCTCGACACCCTGGTTCTCCGCCTCCTGGAGAAGGAGACCCTGGGCAAGGAGGAGATCGCCGAGATCTTCGCCCCGATCGTCAAGCGACCGGCCCGCCCCGCGTGGACCGGCTCCGCCCGCCGCACCCCGTCCACCCGCCCGCCGGTCCTCTCCCCGAAGGAGCTCGCCCTCACCAACGGCGCGAGCACGGCCGCCGCCCCCGTCACGGACACCGTGCCGGGCACGGAGGCCCTCCCCGAGGAGCGTCCCGAGAGCTAG
- the hpt gene encoding hypoxanthine phosphoribosyltransferase: MGTDLQSVLLTKEEIDAKLVELAAKIDAEYAGKDLLLVGVLKGAVMVMADLARALSTPVTMDWMAVSSYGAGTQSSGVVRILKDLDTDIKGKHVLIVEDIIDSGLTLSWLMSNLGSREPASLEICTLLRKPDAAKVALDCKWVGFDIPNEFVVGYGLDYAEKYRNLPFVGTLAPHVYGG; encoded by the coding sequence ATGGGCACCGACCTCCAGTCGGTGCTCCTCACCAAGGAAGAGATCGACGCGAAGCTCGTGGAGCTGGCCGCGAAGATCGACGCGGAGTACGCCGGCAAGGACCTGCTCCTCGTCGGGGTCCTCAAGGGCGCCGTCATGGTCATGGCGGACCTGGCGCGTGCGCTGTCCACCCCCGTCACCATGGACTGGATGGCCGTCTCCTCGTACGGCGCGGGCACCCAGTCCTCCGGTGTCGTCCGGATCCTCAAGGACCTGGACACCGACATCAAGGGCAAGCACGTCCTGATCGTCGAGGACATCATCGACTCCGGCCTGACGCTGTCCTGGCTGATGTCGAACCTGGGCTCGCGCGAGCCCGCCTCGCTGGAGATCTGCACCCTGCTCCGCAAGCCGGACGCGGCCAAGGTCGCGCTCGACTGCAAGTGGGTCGGCTTCGACATTCCCAACGAGTTCGTCGTCGGCTACGGCCTCGACTACGCCGAGAAGTACCGCAACCTCCCCTTCGTCGGGACTCTCGCCCCGCACGTATACGGAGGCTGA
- the tilS gene encoding tRNA lysidine(34) synthetase TilS: MGPHPAVAAIRLAVRRVLHDVIAEHAEQTERAGHAPHPELAGAGGGSRLGTLPDRPDTPLVLVACSGGADSMALASALAFEARKLPVRAGGITVDHGLQDGSDLRAAEVAARLAAMDLGPAEAVAVHVGRDGGPEAAARDARYAALDAAAERHGAAAVLLGHTRDDQAETVLLGLARGSGIRSLSGMAAASGPAGRYRRPFLQLDRQTARTACFAQSLPVWDDPHNIDPAYTRSRLRHEGLPALEKALGKGVVEALARTAQLSRDDADALDTWAAAADRDVRDDAGRLECAKLYALPPAVRRRVLRRAAIDAGSPAGSLFARHIEEVDRLVTGWRGQQAINLPGRVEALRQGGRLVIRQS, encoded by the coding sequence ATGGGTCCCCATCCTGCGGTCGCGGCGATACGCCTGGCGGTCCGCCGCGTACTCCACGACGTCATCGCCGAACACGCCGAACAGACCGAACGCGCCGGGCACGCCCCGCACCCCGAGCTCGCCGGGGCCGGCGGGGGCAGCCGCCTCGGCACGCTCCCCGACCGCCCCGACACCCCCCTGGTGCTCGTGGCCTGCTCCGGCGGCGCCGACTCCATGGCGCTCGCCTCCGCCCTCGCCTTCGAGGCCCGCAAACTCCCCGTCCGGGCCGGCGGCATCACCGTCGACCACGGCCTCCAGGACGGCTCCGACCTCCGCGCCGCCGAGGTCGCCGCCCGGCTCGCCGCCATGGACCTCGGCCCCGCCGAGGCCGTCGCCGTCCACGTCGGCCGCGACGGCGGACCCGAGGCCGCCGCCCGCGACGCCCGCTACGCCGCGCTGGACGCCGCCGCCGAACGCCACGGCGCCGCCGCGGTCCTCCTCGGCCACACCCGCGACGACCAGGCCGAGACCGTCCTGCTGGGCCTCGCCCGGGGCTCCGGCATCCGCTCCCTGTCCGGCATGGCCGCCGCCTCCGGCCCGGCCGGCCGCTACCGCCGCCCCTTCCTCCAGCTCGACCGGCAGACCGCCCGCACCGCCTGCTTCGCCCAGTCCCTGCCCGTCTGGGACGACCCCCACAACATCGACCCCGCCTACACCCGCTCCCGGCTGCGCCACGAGGGCCTGCCCGCCCTGGAGAAGGCCCTCGGCAAGGGCGTCGTCGAAGCCCTCGCCCGTACGGCCCAGCTCTCCCGCGACGACGCGGACGCCCTCGACACCTGGGCCGCCGCCGCCGACCGTGACGTACGCGACGACGCGGGCCGGCTGGAGTGCGCCAAGCTCTACGCGCTGCCCCCCGCCGTACGCCGCCGGGTGCTGCGCCGGGCCGCCATAGACGCGGGTTCCCCGGCCGGTTCGCTCTTCGCCCGGCACATCGAGGAAGTGGACCGCCTGGTCACCGGCTGGCGCGGCCAGCAGGCCATCAACCTCCCCGGCCGCGTCGAAGCCCTGCGGCAGGGTGGCAGACTGGTCATCCGGCAGAGCTGA
- a CDS encoding zinc-dependent metalloprotease has product MTSIGGAGMVDWNLAVATATRLVRPGPEISREEAREVVAELRRHAKAAEEHVRAFTRMIPEGTEPEDTPVLVVDRTGWIKANVAGFRELLRPLLEKMEERRSGGAGGAVLGAVGSKVTGVEVGMLLSFLASRVLGQYETFAPASRELPASAEGGGRLLLVAPNIVHVERELDADPHDFRLWVALHEETHRTQFTAVPWLRDHLQGEIQSFLDETDVDPMTFLERLREAAQSLAGGRPEGEEGEDGGRSLVELVQTPAQREILGRLTAVMSLLEGHADYVMDGVGPEVVSSVAEIREKFQQRRAQGAGRLDQALRKLLGLDAKLRQYRDGERFVRAVVDEVGMDGFNRVWTSPNTLPTKAEIARPADWIARVHRKAES; this is encoded by the coding sequence ATGACGAGCATCGGTGGTGCAGGGATGGTCGACTGGAACCTCGCGGTCGCGACCGCGACCCGGCTTGTGCGACCGGGTCCCGAGATCAGCCGCGAGGAGGCCCGCGAGGTCGTGGCGGAGCTGCGCAGGCACGCGAAGGCGGCGGAGGAGCACGTCCGCGCCTTCACCCGGATGATCCCCGAGGGAACCGAGCCGGAGGACACCCCCGTCCTCGTCGTGGACCGCACCGGCTGGATCAAGGCCAACGTCGCCGGATTCCGCGAACTGCTGCGCCCCCTCCTGGAGAAGATGGAGGAACGGCGCTCCGGCGGCGCGGGCGGCGCCGTGCTCGGCGCGGTCGGCTCCAAGGTCACCGGCGTCGAGGTCGGCATGCTGCTGTCCTTCCTCGCCTCCCGCGTCCTCGGCCAGTACGAGACCTTCGCCCCCGCCTCCCGCGAGCTCCCCGCCTCCGCCGAAGGCGGCGGACGCCTCCTGCTCGTCGCGCCGAACATCGTCCACGTGGAACGCGAGCTGGACGCGGACCCGCACGACTTCCGGCTCTGGGTCGCCCTCCACGAGGAGACCCACCGCACCCAGTTCACCGCGGTGCCCTGGCTCCGCGACCACCTCCAGGGCGAGATCCAGTCCTTCCTGGACGAGACCGACGTCGACCCGATGACCTTCCTGGAGCGGCTGCGCGAGGCCGCCCAGTCCCTCGCCGGCGGCCGGCCCGAGGGCGAGGAGGGCGAGGACGGCGGCCGCAGCCTGGTCGAGCTCGTCCAGACCCCCGCCCAGCGCGAGATCCTCGGCCGCCTCACCGCCGTGATGTCCCTCCTGGAAGGACACGCCGACTACGTGATGGACGGCGTCGGCCCCGAGGTGGTCTCCTCCGTCGCCGAGATCCGCGAGAAGTTCCAGCAGCGCCGCGCCCAGGGCGCCGGCCGCCTCGACCAGGCCCTGCGCAAGCTGCTCGGCCTCGACGCCAAGCTGCGCCAGTACCGGGACGGCGAACGCTTCGTGCGCGCCGTCGTGGACGAGGTCGGCATGGACGGCTTCAACCGGGTGTGGACCTCGCCCAACACCCTCCCCACCAAGGCGGAGATCGCCCGCCCCGCGGACTGGATCGCGAGGGTGCACCGTAAGGCAGAGTCGTGA
- the dacB gene encoding D-alanyl-D-alanine carboxypeptidase/D-alanyl-D-alanine endopeptidase, producing the protein MAEPVERPSTEPPGTPGGGIAARLGVRGGVNDWQFTAVSAVVGLALAAGAVLAAGPWDSGQRKAERDRAVAAEGTGGVHHDGGDPEGPAPAPSAPAVLAALSAAGTGPKDAPAGATRDLRAVLEPLLENDALGTRRAAVVIDTATGKRLYGKGADAPMTPASTVKIATTVAALGALGPAHRIPTTVRASDDLRTVTLVGGGDPTLDKAALRALATETARALKAGKAPSVRLRYDASAYSGPTHHPIGPNENIAPMSALMLNEGRQDDSVKGPAARTEDPAGDAARAFAGYLKDAGVATKGAPAPGRPAKTSRTVATHLSAPLSGLVERALTNSDNDIAEALARQTAIAAGQPADFTGGRRAVTAGLKKLGLPLKGVNIADGSGLNREDKVTAALLAGLLARAADPAHPELRPVLTGLPVAGFSGTLSSRYTSEAGGTGFIRAKTGTLTGVNSLAGTVVDTQGRLLSFAFLASGTTAPTEAQKALDKLATALGAGKR; encoded by the coding sequence GTGGCCGAGCCGGTGGAAAGACCGTCGACGGAACCGCCCGGCACGCCCGGCGGCGGTATCGCGGCCCGTCTGGGCGTACGCGGCGGAGTGAACGACTGGCAGTTCACGGCCGTGTCCGCCGTCGTCGGACTGGCCCTCGCGGCCGGCGCCGTCCTCGCCGCCGGACCCTGGGACTCGGGTCAGCGTAAGGCCGAGCGGGACCGGGCGGTCGCCGCCGAAGGAACAGGTGGCGTACATCACGACGGGGGCGACCCGGAGGGCCCCGCACCCGCCCCCAGCGCCCCCGCCGTCCTCGCCGCCCTGTCCGCCGCGGGCACCGGCCCGAAGGACGCCCCGGCCGGCGCCACCCGCGACCTGCGCGCCGTCCTGGAACCGCTGCTGGAGAACGACGCGCTGGGCACCCGGCGCGCCGCCGTCGTCATCGACACCGCCACCGGCAAGCGGCTCTACGGCAAGGGCGCCGACGCCCCCATGACACCCGCCTCCACCGTCAAGATCGCCACCACCGTCGCCGCCCTCGGTGCCCTCGGCCCCGCCCACCGCATCCCCACCACCGTGCGCGCCTCCGACGACCTGCGCACCGTCACCCTCGTCGGCGGCGGCGACCCCACCCTCGACAAGGCCGCCCTGCGCGCCCTCGCCACCGAGACCGCCCGCGCCCTCAAGGCAGGCAAGGCCCCCTCCGTACGGCTGCGCTACGACGCCTCCGCCTATTCGGGGCCCACGCACCACCCGATCGGCCCCAACGAGAACATCGCGCCCATGAGCGCCCTGATGCTGAACGAGGGCCGCCAGGACGACTCCGTCAAGGGTCCCGCCGCACGCACCGAGGACCCGGCGGGCGACGCCGCGCGCGCCTTCGCCGGATACCTGAAGGACGCCGGGGTCGCCACCAAGGGCGCCCCCGCCCCCGGCCGCCCCGCCAAGACGTCCCGTACGGTCGCCACCCACCTCTCCGCCCCGCTCTCCGGCCTGGTCGAACGCGCCCTGACCAACAGCGACAACGACATCGCCGAGGCCCTGGCCCGGCAGACCGCCATCGCCGCCGGGCAGCCCGCCGACTTCACCGGCGGCCGACGGGCCGTCACCGCCGGTCTGAAGAAGCTCGGCCTGCCCCTCAAGGGCGTGAACATCGCCGACGGCAGCGGGCTCAACCGCGAGGACAAGGTGACCGCGGCCCTGCTCGCCGGTCTCCTCGCCCGGGCGGCCGATCCCGCCCACCCCGAACTGCGCCCCGTCCTCACCGGCCTCCCCGTGGCCGGTTTCAGCGGCACGCTCAGCAGCCGTTACACCAGCGAGGCAGGCGGCACCGGCTTCATCCGCGCCAAGACCGGCACCCTCACCGGCGTCAACAGCCTCGCCGGGACCGTCGTGGACACCCAGGGACGACTGCTCTCCTTCGCCTTCCTCGCCTCCGGCACCACCGCCCCCACCGAGGCCCAGAAGGCCCTCGACAAACTCGCCACCGCACTCGGCGCCGGGAAGCGATGA
- a CDS encoding inorganic diphosphatase gives MEFDVVIEIPKGSRNKYEVDHETGRIRLDRRLFTSTSYPADYGFVEDTLGEDGDPLDALVILEEPTFPGCLIKCRAIGMFRMTDEAGGDDKLLCVPASDPRVEHLQDIQHVSEFDRLEIQHFFEVYKDLEPGKSVEGADWVGRAEAEAEIVASRKRLEAQGGAH, from the coding sequence GTGGAGTTCGACGTCGTTATCGAGATCCCGAAGGGTTCGCGCAACAAGTACGAGGTGGATCACGAGACCGGCCGGATTCGTCTGGACCGTCGGCTCTTCACCTCGACCAGCTACCCGGCGGACTACGGCTTCGTCGAGGACACCCTCGGTGAGGACGGCGACCCGCTGGACGCGCTGGTGATCCTGGAGGAGCCGACGTTCCCGGGCTGCCTCATCAAGTGCCGCGCGATCGGCATGTTCCGGATGACCGACGAGGCCGGCGGCGACGACAAGCTGCTGTGCGTCCCGGCCTCCGACCCCCGGGTGGAGCACCTCCAGGACATCCAGCACGTGTCGGAGTTCGACCGCCTGGAGATCCAGCACTTCTTCGAGGTCTACAAGGACCTGGAGCCGGGCAAGTCCGTCGAGGGCGCCGACTGGGTCGGCCGCGCCGAGGCCGAGGCCGAGATCGTCGCCTCCCGCAAGCGCCTTGAGGCGCAGGGCGGCGCGCACTGA